TTAACTTTCGCTAATTCATCCATTAGTTCTTCATCAATATGCAGGCGACCCGCTGTATCAATTAAAACATAATCGTGATGATCTTCTTTTGCTTTTGCAATCGCTTGTTTCGCAATTTCAACTGGACTTACTTTATCTCCTAAAGAGAAAACAGGCATGTCCAATTGCTTCCCTAATGTTTCAAGCTGTTTAATCGCTGCTGGACGGTAAATATCTGCTGCAACAAGCATCGGTTTACGATTATACTTTTTACGAAGTAAATTCGCAAGCTTACCTGTTGTCGTTGTTTTACCCGCACCTTGCAGACCAACCATCATAATAACAGTCGGTGGCTTATTAGCAACAGCAATTTTGCTTTGCTCTCCGCCCATAAGTTCTGTAAGTTCTTCCTGTACGATTTTAATTACTTGTTGTCCAGGTGTCAAACTTTTCATTACATCTTGTCCGACAGCACGCTCAGACACACGCTTTATAAAATCTTTTACTACTTTAAAGTTAACATCTGCTTCTAAAAGAGCTAGACGAACTTCTCTCATCATTTCTTTCACATCGGCTTCAGAAACTTTTCCTTTGCCGCGGATTTTTTGCATTGTCTGTTGAAGTCGGTCGGCTAATCCTTCAAATGCCATATTGCCGCCCTCCTAATCTAATTTTTCGATAGCTTCAACAACTTGTTTCATTTCTTCATTCACATGCTCTTCTTCGCTGATTAGCTGTTTTAGCTTTGCAACAAGTCGCTGTCGCTCTTGAAACTTTTGAAGTAATACTAATTTATCTTCATATTCTTCAAGCATCGCTTCAGTCCGTTTAATGTTATCATACACGGCTTGGCGGCTTACATCAAATTCTTCCGCAATTTCACCAAGAGATAAATCATCTAGATAATAAAGCGACATATAACTTCTTTGTTTTTGCGTTAACAACGATTGATAAAAATCAAATAAATAGTTCATTCTCGTTGTTTTTTCGAGCATGTTGGATCATCCTTTGTTAAGTGATTTCCCTTTACATGAATTAGTTTACATGGAGTATAAAAGAGTGTCAAGTTTTTTTCTTAACATCACATATTTTTTATAGAAAAAGAAGCGGAAATACCGCTTCTTTCACTTACACTTCTTCAGTTTCTACCAAGTTCGCGAATAAGCCATACACATATTGTTCTGGATCAAATTGCTGCAAGTCATCCATTTGCTCTCCTAGTCCAACAAATTTCACCGGTACATCCATTTCGTTACGAATTGCTAATACGATACCACCTTTAGCAGTTCCGTCTAACTTCGTTAAAACAATACCAGTCACATTTGTTGCCTCGCGGAATGTTTTCGCTTGACTTAAACCATTTTGTCCTGTTGTTGCATCAATAACAAGTAATACTTCATGAGGAGCTCCTGGTACTTCACGCTCAATTACACGCTTCACTTTCTCTAACTCTTTCATTAAGTTGACTTTGTTTTGCAGGCGTCCTGCTGTATCACATAGCAACACATCCACTTTACGAGCCTTCGCTGCCTGTACAGCATCGTACATAACAGCCGCTGGGTCAGACCCTGATCCTTGTTTAATTACTTCTACACCAACACGATCGCCCCATACTTCTAATTGTTCAATCGCCCCAGCACGGAATGTATCTCCTGCCGCCAATAGGACAGACTTACCTTCCGATTTAAATTTATGTGCAAGCTTACCAATTGTCGTCGTTTTTCCTACACCATTAACACCAACAAATAAAACAACTGTTAATTGATCCTCTTGTATATTAACTTCATTACTAAAGTCGCTATCACCTTTGTAAATTCCCACTAACTTCTCAGAAATCACAGCCTGTACTTCT
This genomic interval from Bacillus cereus contains the following:
- a CDS encoding putative DNA-binding protein — translated: MLEKTTRMNYLFDFYQSLLTQKQRSYMSLYYLDDLSLGEIAEEFDVSRQAVYDNIKRTEAMLEEYEDKLVLLQKFQERQRLVAKLKQLISEEEHVNEEMKQVVEAIEKLD
- the ftsY gene encoding signal recognition particle-docking protein FtsY, translating into MSFFKKLKEKISKQTDTVTEKFKQGLEKTRNSFADKVNDLVYRYRKIDEDFFEELEEILISADVGVSTVMELIDQLKEEVQRRNIQDPKEVQAVISEKLVGIYKGDSDFSNEVNIQEDQLTVVLFVGVNGVGKTTTIGKLAHKFKSEGKSVLLAAGDTFRAGAIEQLEVWGDRVGVEVIKQGSGSDPAAVMYDAVQAAKARKVDVLLCDTAGRLQNKVNLMKELEKVKRVIEREVPGAPHEVLLVIDATTGQNGLSQAKTFREATNVTGIVLTKLDGTAKGGIVLAIRNEMDVPVKFVGLGEQMDDLQQFDPEQYVYGLFANLVETEEV